A stretch of the Sylvia atricapilla isolate bSylAtr1 chromosome 30, bSylAtr1.pri, whole genome shotgun sequence genome encodes the following:
- the SCAMP3 gene encoding secretory carrier-associated membrane protein 3 isoform X1 has translation MTSRPNRANQRRGGAGPGGGGGAGPAGRARSRSGHGPARRPRGAPGQPLPGPRGAAGSARRCAGRLQPLRERCATAAVPDPFGSAAAPGTGGRAAAAEGESHRAPQLRLLRFAGTGGAPPGREGRGDTGAAGSPGSVSPPQASAAAATAELLKRQEELNRKAEELDRRERELQNAALGGSQTRLNNWPPLPSFCPVKPCFYQDIPVEIPADFQKTVTTMYYLWMASTIALFMNFLSSLAWFCVDPSSGSGFGLSILWALLYTPCSFVCWYRPMYKAFRSDSSFNFFVFFFVFFAQNVMYVLQAIGIPNWGFSGWILSLIALRTNTAVAVMMILVSLSFTAVAVLGIIMLKKIHSLYRRTGASFQKAQEEFAAGVFSNQAVRTAAANAAAGAATNAFRAP, from the exons ATGACGTCACGGCCCAACAGGGCCAATCAGCggcggggaggggcggggcctggcggcggcggcggcgccggtCCCGCGGGTAGAGCGCGCTCCCGCTCCGGCCATGGCCCagcgcggcggccccgcggtGCTCCCGGACAACCCCTTCCAGGACCCCGCGGTGCTGCAGGCTCGGCCCGGCGCTGTGCTGGACGGCTACAACCCCTTCGAGAGCGATGCG CCACCGCCGCCGTTCCAGACCCCTTCGGTagcgccgccgcccccggtACCGGCGGCCGCGCAGCCGCCGCGGAAGGCGAGTCCCACCGAGCCCCGCAACTACGGCTCCTACGGTTCGCAGGTACGGGGGGAGCGCCGCCAGGCCGAGAGGGCCGGGGGGACACGGGAGCCGCAGGGAGCCCAGGGTCTGTGTCCCCTCCGCAGGCCTCGGCGGCCGCCGCCACGGCGGAGCTGCTGAAGCGGCAGGAGGAGCTCAACCGGAAAGCCGAGGAGCTGGACCGGAGGGAGCGGGAGCTGCAGAACGCGGCCCTCGGCGGTTCCCAGA CGAGGCTCAACAACTGGCCCCCGCTGCCGTCCTTCTGCCCGGTGAAGCCCTGCTTCTACCAGGACATCCCCGTGGAGATCCCTGCTGACTTCCAGAAGACCGTTACCACCATGTACTACCTCTGGATGG CCAGCACCATTGCTCTCTTCATGAACTTCCTGTCCTCGCTGGCCTGGTTCTGCGTGGACCCCTCGTCTGGTTCTGGGTTTGGCCTCTCCatcctctgggctctgctctaCACGCCTTGTTCCTTTGTCTGCTGGTATCGGCCCATGTACAAAGCTTTCAG GAGTGACAGTTCCTTCAActtctttgtcttcttcttCGTCTTCTTTGCCCAGAACGTGATGTACGTGCTGCAGGCCATTGGCATCCCAAACTGGGGATTCAG TGGTTGGATCCTGAGCCTGATAGCACTGCGGACTAACACAGCCGTGGCTGTGATGATGATCCTGGTGTCCTTGTCCTTCACGGCAGTGGCTGTCTTGGGCATCATTATGCTGAAAAAG ATCCACTCTCTGTACCGCCGGACGGGCGCCAGCTTCCAGAAGGCTCAGGAGGAGTTTGCGGCCGGGGTGTTCTCCAACCAGGCCGTGCGCACGGCCGCGGCCAACGCCGCCGCGGGCGCGGCCACCAACGCCTTCCGCGCGCCGTAG
- the SCAMP3 gene encoding secretory carrier-associated membrane protein 3 isoform X2, giving the protein MAQRGGPAVLPDNPFQDPAVLQARPGAVLDGYNPFESDAPPPPFQTPSVAPPPPVPAAAQPPRKASPTEPRNYGSYGSQASAAAATAELLKRQEELNRKAEELDRRERELQNAALGGSQTRLNNWPPLPSFCPVKPCFYQDIPVEIPADFQKTVTTMYYLWMASTIALFMNFLSSLAWFCVDPSSGSGFGLSILWALLYTPCSFVCWYRPMYKAFRSDSSFNFFVFFFVFFAQNVMYVLQAIGIPNWGFSGWILSLIALRTNTAVAVMMILVSLSFTAVAVLGIIMLKKIHSLYRRTGASFQKAQEEFAAGVFSNQAVRTAAANAAAGAATNAFRAP; this is encoded by the exons ATGGCCCagcgcggcggccccgcggtGCTCCCGGACAACCCCTTCCAGGACCCCGCGGTGCTGCAGGCTCGGCCCGGCGCTGTGCTGGACGGCTACAACCCCTTCGAGAGCGATGCG CCACCGCCGCCGTTCCAGACCCCTTCGGTagcgccgccgcccccggtACCGGCGGCCGCGCAGCCGCCGCGGAAGGCGAGTCCCACCGAGCCCCGCAACTACGGCTCCTACGGTTCGCAG GCCTCGGCGGCCGCCGCCACGGCGGAGCTGCTGAAGCGGCAGGAGGAGCTCAACCGGAAAGCCGAGGAGCTGGACCGGAGGGAGCGGGAGCTGCAGAACGCGGCCCTCGGCGGTTCCCAGA CGAGGCTCAACAACTGGCCCCCGCTGCCGTCCTTCTGCCCGGTGAAGCCCTGCTTCTACCAGGACATCCCCGTGGAGATCCCTGCTGACTTCCAGAAGACCGTTACCACCATGTACTACCTCTGGATGG CCAGCACCATTGCTCTCTTCATGAACTTCCTGTCCTCGCTGGCCTGGTTCTGCGTGGACCCCTCGTCTGGTTCTGGGTTTGGCCTCTCCatcctctgggctctgctctaCACGCCTTGTTCCTTTGTCTGCTGGTATCGGCCCATGTACAAAGCTTTCAG GAGTGACAGTTCCTTCAActtctttgtcttcttcttCGTCTTCTTTGCCCAGAACGTGATGTACGTGCTGCAGGCCATTGGCATCCCAAACTGGGGATTCAG TGGTTGGATCCTGAGCCTGATAGCACTGCGGACTAACACAGCCGTGGCTGTGATGATGATCCTGGTGTCCTTGTCCTTCACGGCAGTGGCTGTCTTGGGCATCATTATGCTGAAAAAG ATCCACTCTCTGTACCGCCGGACGGGCGCCAGCTTCCAGAAGGCTCAGGAGGAGTTTGCGGCCGGGGTGTTCTCCAACCAGGCCGTGCGCACGGCCGCGGCCAACGCCGCCGCGGGCGCGGCCACCAACGCCTTCCGCGCGCCGTAG
- the CLK2 gene encoding dual specificity protein kinase CLK2 isoform X2, whose protein sequence is MPHSRRYRSSERSSRGSYHERYRSRKHKRRRTRSRSSSSERDRRHRREDSYHVRSRSYDDHSADRRAYDRRYCDSYRRNDYSRERGDAYYEPEYRHSYEYRRSRDREGSYRSCKSSRRKHRRRRRRSRSFSRSSSRSRQSSRRAKSVEDDDEGHLIYRVGDWLQERYEIISTLGEGTFGRVVQCMDHRRGGARVALKIIKNVEKYKEAARLEINVLEKINEKDPENTNLCVRMFDWFDYHGHMCISFELLGLSTFDFLKDNNYLPYPIHQVRHMAFQVCQAVKFLHDNKLTHTDLKPENILFVNSDYELSYNLEKKRDERSVKNTAIRVVDFGSATFDHEHHSTIVSTRHYRAPEVILELGWSQPCDVWSIGCIIFEYYVGFTLFQTHDNREHLAMMERILGPIPSRMVRKTRKQKYFYHGRLDWDENTSAGRYVRENCKPLRRYLTSEAEDHHRLFDLIESMLEYEPSKRVTLAEALKHPFFDMLGMEPSTKMWDSSRDISR, encoded by the exons atGCCGCACTCCCGAAGGTACCGCTCGTCGGAGCGCAGCAGCCGCGGCAGTTACCACGAGCGCTACCGGAGCCGCAAGCACAAGCGGCGGCGGACGCGGTCCCGGTCCAGCAGCAGTGAGCGGGACCGGCGGCACCGGCGGGAGGACAGCTACCACGTCCGATCCCGGAG CTACGACGACCACTCTGCAGACCGGAGGGCCTACGACCGGCGTTACTGTGACAGCTACCGGCGCAACGACTACAGCCGCGAGCGGGGCGATGCCTACTACGAGCCCGAGTACCGACATTCCTACGAGTACCGGCGCTCCCGGGACCGCGAGGGCAGCTACCGGAGCTGCAAAAGCAGCCGGCGTAAGCACAGGCGGAGGCGGCGCCGCAGCCGGTCCTTTAGCCGCTCCTCATCG CGGAGTcgacagagcagcagaagggcCAAGAGTGTGGAGGACGACGACGAGGGGCATCTGATCTATCGCGTCGGCGACTGGCTACAAGAAAGAT atGAGATAATCAGCACCTTGGGGGAAGGCACCTTTGGCAGAGTGGTGCAGTGCATGGATCACCGGAG GGGTGGAGCACGTGTTGCTCTGAAAATCATTAAAAACGTGGAGAAATACAAAGAGGCTGCTCGACTGGAAATCAACGTGCTGGAGAAAATCAACGAGAAGGATCCTGAGAACACGAA TCTCTGTGTCAGGATGTTTGACTGGTTTGACTACCACGGCCACATGTGCATCTCCTTCGAGCTGCTGGGACTCAGCACCTTCGATTTCCTGAAGGATAACAACTACCTGCCTTACCCCATCCACCAAGTACGGCACATGGCCTTCCAGGTGTGCCAGGCTGTGAAGT TTCTGCACGACAATAAACtcacccacactgacctcaaGCCGGAGAACATCCTCTTTGTGAACTCTGACTATGAGCTTTCCTACAACTTGGAAAAG AAGCGGGACGAGCGGAGTGTGAAGAACACGGCCATCAGGGTGGTGGACTTTGGCAGTGCCACGTTTGACCATGAACATCACAGCACCATTGTTTCCACCAGGCACTACCGGGCCCCTGAAGTCATCCTGG AGCTTGGCTGGAGCCAGCCCTGTGATGTGTGGAGTATTGGCTGCATCATCTTTGAGTATTATGTGGGTTTCACCCTTTTCCAG ACACATGACAACCGGGAGCACCTGGCCATGATGGAGAGGATCCTGGGGCCAATTCCTTCTCGGATGGTCAGGAAGACAAG GAAACAGAAGTATTTCTACCATGGCCGCCTGGACTGGGACGAGAACACCTCAGCAGGACGCTACGTCCGGGAGAACTGCAAACCACTGCGG CGATACCTGACCTCGGAGGCTGAGGACCATCACCGCCTGTTCGACCTCATCGAGAGCATGCTGGAGTACGAGCCATCCAAGCGTGTCACCCTGGCCGAGGCCCTCAAGCACCCCTTCTTCGACATGCTAGGCATGGAGCCCAGCACCAAAATGTGGGACTCGAGCCGGGACATCAGCCGGTGA
- the CLK2 gene encoding dual specificity protein kinase CLK2 isoform X1 produces the protein MPHSRRYRSSERSSRGSYHERYRSRKHKRRRTRSRSSSSERDRRHRREDSYHVRSRSYDDHSADRRAYDRRYCDSYRRNDYSRERGDAYYEPEYRHSYEYRRSRDREGSYRSCKSSRRKHRRRRRRSRSFSRSSSQRSRQSSRRAKSVEDDDEGHLIYRVGDWLQERYEIISTLGEGTFGRVVQCMDHRRGGARVALKIIKNVEKYKEAARLEINVLEKINEKDPENTNLCVRMFDWFDYHGHMCISFELLGLSTFDFLKDNNYLPYPIHQVRHMAFQVCQAVKFLHDNKLTHTDLKPENILFVNSDYELSYNLEKKRDERSVKNTAIRVVDFGSATFDHEHHSTIVSTRHYRAPEVILELGWSQPCDVWSIGCIIFEYYVGFTLFQTHDNREHLAMMERILGPIPSRMVRKTRKQKYFYHGRLDWDENTSAGRYVRENCKPLRRYLTSEAEDHHRLFDLIESMLEYEPSKRVTLAEALKHPFFDMLGMEPSTKMWDSSRDISR, from the exons atGCCGCACTCCCGAAGGTACCGCTCGTCGGAGCGCAGCAGCCGCGGCAGTTACCACGAGCGCTACCGGAGCCGCAAGCACAAGCGGCGGCGGACGCGGTCCCGGTCCAGCAGCAGTGAGCGGGACCGGCGGCACCGGCGGGAGGACAGCTACCACGTCCGATCCCGGAG CTACGACGACCACTCTGCAGACCGGAGGGCCTACGACCGGCGTTACTGTGACAGCTACCGGCGCAACGACTACAGCCGCGAGCGGGGCGATGCCTACTACGAGCCCGAGTACCGACATTCCTACGAGTACCGGCGCTCCCGGGACCGCGAGGGCAGCTACCGGAGCTGCAAAAGCAGCCGGCGTAAGCACAGGCGGAGGCGGCGCCGCAGCCGGTCCTTTAGCCGCTCCTCATCG CAGCGGAGTcgacagagcagcagaagggcCAAGAGTGTGGAGGACGACGACGAGGGGCATCTGATCTATCGCGTCGGCGACTGGCTACAAGAAAGAT atGAGATAATCAGCACCTTGGGGGAAGGCACCTTTGGCAGAGTGGTGCAGTGCATGGATCACCGGAG GGGTGGAGCACGTGTTGCTCTGAAAATCATTAAAAACGTGGAGAAATACAAAGAGGCTGCTCGACTGGAAATCAACGTGCTGGAGAAAATCAACGAGAAGGATCCTGAGAACACGAA TCTCTGTGTCAGGATGTTTGACTGGTTTGACTACCACGGCCACATGTGCATCTCCTTCGAGCTGCTGGGACTCAGCACCTTCGATTTCCTGAAGGATAACAACTACCTGCCTTACCCCATCCACCAAGTACGGCACATGGCCTTCCAGGTGTGCCAGGCTGTGAAGT TTCTGCACGACAATAAACtcacccacactgacctcaaGCCGGAGAACATCCTCTTTGTGAACTCTGACTATGAGCTTTCCTACAACTTGGAAAAG AAGCGGGACGAGCGGAGTGTGAAGAACACGGCCATCAGGGTGGTGGACTTTGGCAGTGCCACGTTTGACCATGAACATCACAGCACCATTGTTTCCACCAGGCACTACCGGGCCCCTGAAGTCATCCTGG AGCTTGGCTGGAGCCAGCCCTGTGATGTGTGGAGTATTGGCTGCATCATCTTTGAGTATTATGTGGGTTTCACCCTTTTCCAG ACACATGACAACCGGGAGCACCTGGCCATGATGGAGAGGATCCTGGGGCCAATTCCTTCTCGGATGGTCAGGAAGACAAG GAAACAGAAGTATTTCTACCATGGCCGCCTGGACTGGGACGAGAACACCTCAGCAGGACGCTACGTCCGGGAGAACTGCAAACCACTGCGG CGATACCTGACCTCGGAGGCTGAGGACCATCACCGCCTGTTCGACCTCATCGAGAGCATGCTGGAGTACGAGCCATCCAAGCGTGTCACCCTGGCCGAGGCCCTCAAGCACCCCTTCTTCGACATGCTAGGCATGGAGCCCAGCACCAAAATGTGGGACTCGAGCCGGGACATCAGCCGGTGA
- the CLK2 gene encoding dual specificity protein kinase CLK2 isoform X3, which produces MPTTSPSTDIPTSTGAPGTARAATGAAKAAGVSTGGGGAAAGPLAAPHRGGARVALKIIKNVEKYKEAARLEINVLEKINEKDPENTNLCVRMFDWFDYHGHMCISFELLGLSTFDFLKDNNYLPYPIHQVRHMAFQVCQAVKFLHDNKLTHTDLKPENILFVNSDYELSYNLEKKRDERSVKNTAIRVVDFGSATFDHEHHSTIVSTRHYRAPEVILELGWSQPCDVWSIGCIIFEYYVGFTLFQTHDNREHLAMMERILGPIPSRMVRKTRKQKYFYHGRLDWDENTSAGRYVRENCKPLRRYLTSEAEDHHRLFDLIESMLEYEPSKRVTLAEALKHPFFDMLGMEPSTKMWDSSRDISR; this is translated from the exons ATGCCTACTACGAGCCCGAGTACCGACATTCCTACGAGTACCGGCGCTCCCGGGACCGCGAGGGCAGCTACCGGAGCTGCAAAAGCAGCCGGCGTAAGCACAGGCGGAGGCGGCGCCGCAGCCGGTCCTTTAGCCGCTCCTCATCG GGGTGGAGCACGTGTTGCTCTGAAAATCATTAAAAACGTGGAGAAATACAAAGAGGCTGCTCGACTGGAAATCAACGTGCTGGAGAAAATCAACGAGAAGGATCCTGAGAACACGAA TCTCTGTGTCAGGATGTTTGACTGGTTTGACTACCACGGCCACATGTGCATCTCCTTCGAGCTGCTGGGACTCAGCACCTTCGATTTCCTGAAGGATAACAACTACCTGCCTTACCCCATCCACCAAGTACGGCACATGGCCTTCCAGGTGTGCCAGGCTGTGAAGT TTCTGCACGACAATAAACtcacccacactgacctcaaGCCGGAGAACATCCTCTTTGTGAACTCTGACTATGAGCTTTCCTACAACTTGGAAAAG AAGCGGGACGAGCGGAGTGTGAAGAACACGGCCATCAGGGTGGTGGACTTTGGCAGTGCCACGTTTGACCATGAACATCACAGCACCATTGTTTCCACCAGGCACTACCGGGCCCCTGAAGTCATCCTGG AGCTTGGCTGGAGCCAGCCCTGTGATGTGTGGAGTATTGGCTGCATCATCTTTGAGTATTATGTGGGTTTCACCCTTTTCCAG ACACATGACAACCGGGAGCACCTGGCCATGATGGAGAGGATCCTGGGGCCAATTCCTTCTCGGATGGTCAGGAAGACAAG GAAACAGAAGTATTTCTACCATGGCCGCCTGGACTGGGACGAGAACACCTCAGCAGGACGCTACGTCCGGGAGAACTGCAAACCACTGCGG CGATACCTGACCTCGGAGGCTGAGGACCATCACCGCCTGTTCGACCTCATCGAGAGCATGCTGGAGTACGAGCCATCCAAGCGTGTCACCCTGGCCGAGGCCCTCAAGCACCCCTTCTTCGACATGCTAGGCATGGAGCCCAGCACCAAAATGTGGGACTCGAGCCGGGACATCAGCCGGTGA
- the CLK2 gene encoding dual specificity protein kinase CLK2 isoform X4 yields the protein MDHRRGGARVALKIIKNVEKYKEAARLEINVLEKINEKDPENTNLCVRMFDWFDYHGHMCISFELLGLSTFDFLKDNNYLPYPIHQVRHMAFQVCQAVKFLHDNKLTHTDLKPENILFVNSDYELSYNLEKKRDERSVKNTAIRVVDFGSATFDHEHHSTIVSTRHYRAPEVILELGWSQPCDVWSIGCIIFEYYVGFTLFQTHDNREHLAMMERILGPIPSRMVRKTRKQKYFYHGRLDWDENTSAGRYVRENCKPLRRYLTSEAEDHHRLFDLIESMLEYEPSKRVTLAEALKHPFFDMLGMEPSTKMWDSSRDISR from the exons ATGGATCACCGGAG GGGTGGAGCACGTGTTGCTCTGAAAATCATTAAAAACGTGGAGAAATACAAAGAGGCTGCTCGACTGGAAATCAACGTGCTGGAGAAAATCAACGAGAAGGATCCTGAGAACACGAA TCTCTGTGTCAGGATGTTTGACTGGTTTGACTACCACGGCCACATGTGCATCTCCTTCGAGCTGCTGGGACTCAGCACCTTCGATTTCCTGAAGGATAACAACTACCTGCCTTACCCCATCCACCAAGTACGGCACATGGCCTTCCAGGTGTGCCAGGCTGTGAAGT TTCTGCACGACAATAAACtcacccacactgacctcaaGCCGGAGAACATCCTCTTTGTGAACTCTGACTATGAGCTTTCCTACAACTTGGAAAAG AAGCGGGACGAGCGGAGTGTGAAGAACACGGCCATCAGGGTGGTGGACTTTGGCAGTGCCACGTTTGACCATGAACATCACAGCACCATTGTTTCCACCAGGCACTACCGGGCCCCTGAAGTCATCCTGG AGCTTGGCTGGAGCCAGCCCTGTGATGTGTGGAGTATTGGCTGCATCATCTTTGAGTATTATGTGGGTTTCACCCTTTTCCAG ACACATGACAACCGGGAGCACCTGGCCATGATGGAGAGGATCCTGGGGCCAATTCCTTCTCGGATGGTCAGGAAGACAAG GAAACAGAAGTATTTCTACCATGGCCGCCTGGACTGGGACGAGAACACCTCAGCAGGACGCTACGTCCGGGAGAACTGCAAACCACTGCGG CGATACCTGACCTCGGAGGCTGAGGACCATCACCGCCTGTTCGACCTCATCGAGAGCATGCTGGAGTACGAGCCATCCAAGCGTGTCACCCTGGCCGAGGCCCTCAAGCACCCCTTCTTCGACATGCTAGGCATGGAGCCCAGCACCAAAATGTGGGACTCGAGCCGGGACATCAGCCGGTGA
- the HCN3 gene encoding potassium/sodium hyperpolarization-activated cyclic nucleotide-gated channel 3, with the protein MEAAPRRSPEPREKPPVLDGEAAGAPAGASGAAPASPAATEQIVAEGEAAAAGTFVQRQLGAMLQPAVNKFSLRMFGSHRAVEIERQRVKSAGAWIIHPYSDFRFYWDLIMLLLMVGNLIILPVGITFFKDENTPPWIVFNVLSDTFFLADLVLNFRTGIVVEDNTEIILDPHTIKMKYLKSWFLVDFISSIPVDYIFLIVDLETQVDSDVYKTARALRIVRFTKILSLLRLLRLSRLIRYIHQWEEIFHMTYDLASAVVRIFNLIGMMLLLCHWDGCLQFLVPMLQDFPEDCWVSKNHMVNDSWGKQYSHALFKAMSHMLCIGYGQQAPEGMTDVWLTMLSMIVGATCYAMFIGHATALIQSLDSSRRQYQEKYKQVEQYMSFHKLPGDTRQRIHEYYEHRYQGKMFDEENILGELSEPLKEEIINFNCRNLVANMPLFANADPNFVTAMLTKLRFEVFQPGDFIIREGTVGKKMYFIQHGVVSILTKGNKETKLSDGSYFGEICLLTRGRRTASVRADTYCRLYSLSVDNFNEVLEEYPMMRRAFETVAMDRLDRIGKKNSILLRKRAEHSSGPLNNEMIQQIVKHDQDMAHNIQDLQQMAMGRELSGKPVIWEPLVHAPLQTAAATTNVAIALTHQHSLQAHIFLPPSSISSPLSPEATLLTKPVRRSQPSLGGSRPSSVSSPSGAQSHLQTPAAGSPSSPMLQSQAPLDSGAQRPGPGAQPLARGAQRGEMPAGAKQPQPQLSRSRGASVSTSLLQQAAGAASPSSEQALPPGRTLHYSLSRATGSHISLLMQPQQLVKHRSIQGLPVGRLTQDVRLISASQPSLPNKVAQQADGSSLKQGRKSAGNLARRSSPSVAGLLAKPCAGMPGQPTHSQQMPSGSLAQPGRPTAGASTPQSPGSASRQAAGPSRKGSVAFSPEVETAKPKLSSNM; encoded by the exons atgGAGGCGGCGCCGCGGCGAAGCCCCGAGCCGCGGGAGAAGCCGCCAGTGCTGGACGGGGAGGCAGCAGGGGCGCCCGCGGGGGCGTCGGGCGCGGCCCCGGCCTCGCCGGCGGCGACGGAGCAGATCGTGGCGGAGGGCgaggcggcggcagcgggcACGTTCGTGCAGCGGCAGCTCGGGGCGATGCTGCAGCCCGCCGTGAACAAGTTCTCGCTGCGCATGTTCGGCAGCCACCGGGCCGTGGAGATCGAGCGGCAACGGGTGAAGTCGGCGGGGGCCTGGATTATTCATCCCTACAGCGACTTCAG GTTTTACTGGGACCTCATCATGCTGCTCCTGATGGTGGGGAATTTGATCATCCTGCCTGTGGGCATCACCTTCTTCAAGGATGAGAACACCCCTCCCTGGATCGTTTTCAACGTGCTTTCAGACACTTTCTTCTTGGCTGACCTGGTGCTGAACTTCCGGACAGGCATCGTGGTGGAGGACAACACAGAGATCATCCTTGACCCTCACACCATCAAAATGAAGTACTTGAAGAGCTGGTTCCTTGTCGACTTCATTTCCTCCATCCCTGTTGACTACATTTTCCTCATTGTTGACCTGGAGACCCAGGTGGATTCCGATGTCTACAAGACAGCCCGGGCCTTGCGCATCGTGCGCTTCACCAAGATCCTCAGCCTGCTGCGCCTGCTGCGTCTCTCGCGCCTCATCCGCTACATCCACCAGTGGGAGGAG ATCTTCCACATGACGTATGACCTGGCCAGCGCCGTGGTGAGGATCTTCAACCTCATCGGgatgatgctgctgctgtgccactggGACGGCTGCCTCCAGTTCCTGGTGCCAATGCTGCAGGACTTCCCTGAGGACTGCTGGGTCTCCAAGAACCACATGGTG AACGACTCGTGGGGGAAGCAGTACTCACACGCCCTGTTCAAGGCCATGAGCCACATGCTCTGCATCGGCTATGGGCAGCAGGCGCCTGAGGGCATGACCGACGTGTGGCTCACCATGCTCAGCATGATCGTGGGGGCCACCTGCTACGCCATGTTCATCGGCCACGCCACCGCCCTCATCCAGTCACTGGACTCGTCCCGGCGCCAGTACCAGGAGAAG TACAAGCAAGTGGAGCAGTACATGTCATTCCACAAGCTGCCCGGGGACACGCGCCAGCGGATCCATGAGTACTACGAGCACCGCTACCAGGGCAAGATGTTTGACGAGGAGAACATCCTGGGGGAGCTCAGCGAGCCACTCAAAGAG GAAATCATCAACTTCAACTGCCGCAACCTGGTGGCCAACATGCCCCTGTTTGCCAACGCCGACCCCAACTTTGTGACGGCCATGCTGACCAAGCTGCGCTTTGAGGTCTTCCAGCCTGGGGACTTCATCATCCGTGAGGGCACCGTGGGCAAAAAGATGTACTTCATCCAGCACGGCGTCGTCAGCATCCTCACCAAGGGCAACAAGGAGACAAAGCTGTCTGATGGCTCCTACTTTGGGg aaaTCTGCCTCCTGACACGGGGCAGGCGCACGGCCAGCGTGAGAGCCGACACCTACTGCCGCCTCTACTCCCTGTCCGTGGATAACTTCAACGAGGTGCTGGAGGAGTACCCCATGATGAGGAGAGCCTTCGAGACGGTGGCCATGGACAGGCTGGACCGCATAG GGAAGAAGAACTCCATCTTGCTCCGCAAGCGAGCCGAGCACAGCTCGGGGCCCCTGAACAACGAGATGATCCAGCAGATCGTGAAGCACGACCAGGACATGGCCCACAACATCCAGGACCTGCAGCAGATGGCGATGGGCCGGGAGCTGAGCGGGAAGCCGGTGATCTGGGAGCCGCTGGTACACGCTCCCCTGCAGACGGCCGCTGCCACCACCAACGTGGCCATCGCTCTGacccaccagcacagcctgcaggcGCACATCTTCCTGCCGCCCTCCTCCATCTCCAGCCCGCTCTCGCCCGAGGCCACCCTGCTCACCAAGCCGGTGCGccgctcccagcccagcctggggggCTCCCGGCCCTCCTCCGTGAGCTCCCCGTCCGGGGCGCAGTCCCACCTCCAGACGCCGGCCGCCGGTTCGCCTTCCTCCCCCATGCTCCAGTCGCAGGCGCCGCTGGACAGCGGGGCCCAGAGACCCGGCCCCGGGGCGCAGCCCCTGGCCCGCGGGGCGCAGAGAGGGGAGATGCCAGCGGGGGCcaagcagccccagccccagctctccaggTCCCGCGGCGCCTCGGTCTCCACCTCGCTGCTGCAGCAAGCGGCGGGCGCTGCGTCCCCCAGCTCCGAGCAGGCGCTGCCACCGGGAAGAACGCTCCACTACAGCCTGTCCCGAGCCACCGGCTCCCACATCTCCCTCCTgatgcagccccagcagctggtgaAGCACAGGAGCATCCAGGGCCTGCCGGTGGGACGGCTCACCCAGGATGTCCGGCTCATCTCTGCCTCGCAACCCTCCCTTCCCAATAAAGTGGCCCAGCAAGCGGACGGGAGCTCCTTGAAGCAGGGCAGGAAATCTGCCGGGAACCTGGCCCGCAGGTCCTCGCCCTCGGTAGCCGGACTCCTCGCCAAGCCGTGTGCGGGGATGCCGGGCCAGCCCACACACTCGCAGCAGATGCCTTCAGGATCGCTGGCTCAGCCCGGCCGCCCCACGGCGGGAGCGTCCACTCCTCAGTCCCCGGGCTCCGCGTCCAGGCAGGCGGCAGGTCCCTCCCGCAAGGGCTCCGTGGCCTTCAGCCCCGAGGTGGAAACGGCGAAGCCCAAACTCTCCTCCAACATGTGA